One genomic window of Campylobacter sp. MIT 99-7217 includes the following:
- a CDS encoding NCS2 family permease — protein sequence MDIFKLEQNKTSVKTELIAGLGTFLTMIYIIPVNSNIMSNAGMPIDALIVATALVTLIACMFNAFYANTPVAMSVGMGMNAYFAFSVCLGSGIAWQSALGAVFISGAIFLCLAFTNFRVWVIKSIPLDLRLAICAGIGAFIAFLGLKEMGVIVYNEATLVGLGNLASAKVLFGLFSFILILLFWTLKIKAAFILAVLISSLVAWIFGIGGATFPKELVSLPNFSSVDGLGAIFLQLDIASALNLAMIPVILTFFITQLFDSIGTITGVGARGKIFEGEEGEKKLGRTLISDASASSVGALVGTSTVTAFVESTTGVESGGRTGLTTLVVALCFGLCLFFLPLFKAIPANAIYPVLVMVGILMFMEVRNINFKDPSIAVATFFIIIMMPFTYSITTGFAFGFVSYLLMRIFSKELNQISLGIWVLSLISLAIFVLKFI from the coding sequence ATGGATATTTTTAAACTCGAACAAAACAAAACCAGCGTTAAAACCGAGCTTATAGCAGGGCTTGGAACTTTTTTGACAATGATTTATATCATTCCTGTAAATTCAAATATCATGTCAAATGCAGGTATGCCAATTGATGCTTTGATCGTGGCTACTGCTTTAGTTACTCTTATAGCTTGCATGTTTAATGCCTTTTATGCAAATACTCCTGTTGCCATGAGTGTTGGAATGGGAATGAATGCGTATTTTGCTTTTAGTGTTTGTTTGGGAAGTGGCATTGCATGGCAGAGTGCCTTGGGTGCTGTTTTTATATCAGGAGCTATTTTTTTATGTCTTGCCTTTACAAATTTTAGGGTTTGGGTGATTAAGAGTATCCCTTTAGATCTAAGGCTTGCTATTTGTGCTGGTATTGGTGCGTTTATAGCCTTTTTGGGCTTAAAAGAAATGGGTGTTATCGTTTATAATGAAGCCACTCTTGTAGGACTTGGAAATTTAGCAAGTGCCAAGGTGCTATTTGGACTTTTTAGTTTTATTTTGATCTTGCTTTTTTGGACACTAAAGATCAAGGCAGCTTTTATCTTAGCAGTGCTTATATCTTCTTTAGTTGCTTGGATTTTTGGTATTGGTGGGGCTACTTTTCCAAAAGAGCTTGTTTCTTTACCAAATTTTAGCTCGGTCGATGGTTTGGGTGCTATTTTTTTACAACTTGATATAGCTTCAGCCTTAAATTTAGCGATGATACCAGTTATTTTAACCTTTTTCATCACTCAGCTTTTTGATAGTATAGGAACGATAACAGGCGTTGGGGCAAGAGGAAAAATTTTTGAAGGAGAAGAAGGAGAAAAAAAGCTTGGCAGAACACTCATTAGCGATGCAAGTGCTTCAAGTGTGGGTGCTTTGGTGGGAACTTCAACCGTTACAGCCTTTGTAGAAAGCACAACAGGGGTAGAAAGTGGAGGAAGAACAGGGCTTACAACCTTAGTCGTGGCACTTTGCTTTGGACTTTGTTTGTTTTTTTTGCCTTTGTTTAAGGCTATTCCGGCAAATGCAATTTACCCTGTTTTAGTTATGGTGGGTATCTTGATGTTTATGGAAGTAAGAAATATCAATTTTAAAGATCCAAGCATAGCTGTAGCAACCTTTTTCATCATCATCATGATGCCCTTTACTTACTCGATTACAACAGGTTTTGCCTTTGGTTTTGTAAGTTACTTGCTCATGCGTATTTTTAGCAAAGAATTAAACCAAATTTCTTTGGGAATTTGGGTTTTGAGCTTGATTTCTTTAGCAATTTTCGTGCTTAAATTTATTTGA
- a CDS encoding motility associated factor glycosyltransferase family protein: protein MIKTDIFEKNIEVMSGERYINLKEKLLSIKAPKNFSYQFSKDKDPLNTNIIRRDKKELYKEPLKELEEKIKSFKTEYAKYPSLFFYGIGNGVLFKVLLQNQAFKRIIVFENEVELIYLVLNMIDFSEDISKARLIIIDANEYSYVKANYIFRMPEIELFFKLYFLHTTCDFYQDNYKDIIKEINSYNLEAMKSIALMHGNDPADALQGIEQYVLNLPFMISHISIKHLLEKRKVKDGAAIIVATGPSLAKQLPLLKEYQDRATIFCADSSYEILYKYGIKPDYVLSLERAEITSEFFNNDFGEFDKDIIFILFSLTHPNSIKYLEKNKRSYILTQRSLPFARYMKLDDFGYFGGGMSVANMAYEVASALGYTKICLVGQDLAYGKDGASHVKEYRNPFLHEGHYERHKGRFTTTAYGGDGFVESSEVWTLFRQIFENFIERDKRRISTYNCTEGGARIHGSIEMPFKEACETFFSKPLKKPFKKLTRVSMKQRDKYMLDAYKKLKKGMSQTQKMIKECKKILKQIHNLTSGKQHETPLELCERIDSVRELIESKKGFFVHEILSPSLFHQDSQLTPLYVKNISNEGEQQNKLVAWIFAHEAWLEEIINLSQVMISRIKYDIIPLQDRLEKRNLL from the coding sequence ATGATAAAAACAGATATTTTTGAAAAAAATATAGAAGTGATGAGTGGAGAAAGATATATAAATTTAAAAGAAAAGCTTTTGAGCATCAAAGCCCCGAAAAATTTTTCTTATCAGTTTAGTAAGGACAAAGATCCTTTAAATACCAATATCATAAGAAGAGATAAAAAAGAACTTTACAAAGAACCTTTAAAAGAGCTTGAAGAAAAAATCAAATCTTTTAAAACGGAGTATGCAAAATATCCTTCTTTATTTTTTTATGGGATAGGAAATGGGGTTTTGTTTAAGGTTTTGCTTCAAAATCAAGCTTTTAAACGCATTATTGTTTTTGAAAATGAAGTAGAACTCATTTATCTTGTTTTAAATATGATTGATTTTAGCGAGGATATATCAAAGGCAAGGCTAATCATCATTGATGCAAATGAGTATTCTTATGTTAAAGCAAATTATATTTTTAGAATGCCTGAAATAGAGCTTTTTTTTAAGCTTTATTTTTTGCATACAACTTGTGATTTTTATCAGGATAATTACAAGGATATCATCAAAGAAATCAATTCTTATAATCTTGAGGCAATGAAATCAATAGCCTTAATGCATGGTAATGATCCAGCTGATGCCTTGCAGGGCATTGAGCAATATGTGTTAAATTTACCTTTTATGATCTCTCACATAAGTATCAAACACCTTTTAGAAAAAAGAAAGGTAAAAGATGGTGCTGCCATCATCGTTGCTACTGGACCAAGTCTTGCAAAACAACTTCCCTTACTTAAAGAATATCAAGATAGAGCAACTATCTTTTGCGCTGATTCTTCTTATGAAATTTTATATAAGTATGGTATAAAACCTGATTATGTTTTATCATTAGAAAGAGCGGAAATCACTTCAGAGTTTTTTAACAATGACTTTGGGGAATTTGATAAGGATATCATCTTTATACTTTTTTCTTTAACTCACCCAAATTCTATTAAATATCTTGAAAAAAATAAAAGATCTTATATACTTACGCAAAGAAGTTTACCCTTTGCTAGATATATGAAACTTGATGATTTTGGATATTTTGGTGGAGGAATGAGCGTAGCTAATATGGCTTATGAAGTAGCCTCAGCATTAGGCTATACAAAAATTTGTTTAGTAGGACAAGATCTTGCTTATGGCAAAGATGGGGCTTCTCATGTAAAAGAATATAGAAATCCTTTTTTGCATGAAGGACATTATGAAAGACATAAGGGTAGATTTACCACCACGGCTTATGGTGGAGATGGCTTTGTGGAAAGTTCTGAGGTTTGGACACTTTTTAGGCAAATTTTTGAAAATTTCATAGAAAGAGATAAACGAAGGATTAGTACTTATAATTGTACGGAGGGTGGTGCAAGGATTCATGGGAGTATAGAAATGCCTTTTAAAGAAGCTTGCGAAACATTTTTTAGTAAGCCCTTAAAAAAACCCTTTAAAAAACTTACACGAGTGAGCATGAAACAAAGAGATAAATATATGCTTGATGCCTATAAAAAACTTAAAAAAGGTATGTCTCAAACACAAAAGATGATCAAAGAGTGTAAAAAAATACTCAAGCAAATTCATAATCTTACAAGTGGAAAGCAACATGAAACGCCACTAGAACTTTGCGAAAGAATAGATAGCGTTAGAGAATTAATAGAAAGTAAAAAAGGTTTTTTTGTTCACGAAATTTTATCTCCTTCGTTATTTCACCAAGATTCCCAGCTTACTCCTTTGTATGTGAAAAATATCAGCAACGAAGGTGAGCAACAAAATAAGCTTGTCGCATGGATTTTTGCTCATGAGGCTTGGCTTGAAGAGATTATTAATCTTTCTCAAGTGATGATTTCAAGGATAAAATATGATATTATCCCCTTGCAAGATAGGCTAGAAAAAAGAAATTTGTTGTAA
- a CDS encoding motility associated factor glycosyltransferase family protein — MQNNELFLKNTQALFEVDQVLAYELRSLHACQRFGLDENLNIFDKKTQSFVYQDMSKDIQENYLFFKQNYEKYPVLFFYGFGNGMLIKLLLENDKHKHIIIFEPELEILYLAFHLFDFTHNLSKERLIIFYTKSLNSAQLNTLFQYKDIATSVKTYNFNLQSEFYNKAYFDELNQINAQIIHEIKYSVLGKGNDPVDSIVGIKQALQNLPTMLAHGVFQDFLKQRKGKVKNAIIVATGPSLAKQLPLLKEYQDRATIFCADSSYEILYKHNIKPDYVLSLERIDFSSEFFNNDFGEFDKGILFIVSSLVHENTLSYFEKTHRDFMLVLRPLPFSLQLELPKFGYLGTGHSVANMAYELAGALRHENIILIGQDLAYGKDGVSHTDDFRYLEDHKQDYEKHKGRFTTVAYGGEGFVESSDVWTLFRQSFERDINIVKNMLKINTYNCTEGGARIGGTLEKPFKEVCESLLVQKIDKFLYQAPTLNEHQRNKELKKIKQKLENNVKKLKKFSQDCLKELDKVAKLLEVSNVEDFDIKEALKSKQALMILKEKLRAKNLHSEALATPLFHNDCELVRIETMSSGSQQEQVQQLITWLDTQQHWFHDILLYTNAQQKAIEESIEKW, encoded by the coding sequence ATGCAAAATAACGAGCTTTTTTTAAAAAATACTCAGGCTTTGTTTGAAGTCGATCAAGTGCTTGCTTATGAGCTTAGGAGTTTGCATGCTTGTCAAAGATTTGGTTTAGATGAAAATTTAAATATCTTTGATAAAAAAACGCAAAGCTTTGTGTATCAGGATATGAGTAAGGATATACAAGAAAATTATCTTTTTTTTAAGCAAAATTATGAAAAATATCCGGTTTTGTTTTTTTATGGCTTTGGAAATGGTATGCTAATAAAGCTTTTGCTTGAAAATGATAAACACAAACATATCATCATTTTTGAGCCCGAGCTTGAAATTTTATATCTTGCTTTTCATTTATTTGATTTTACGCACAATTTAAGCAAGGAAAGATTGATTATTTTTTATACAAAGAGCCTAAATTCAGCACAGCTTAATACGCTTTTTCAGTATAAAGATATAGCAACTTCGGTAAAAACTTATAATTTTAACTTGCAAAGCGAGTTTTATAATAAGGCATATTTTGACGAACTTAATCAAATCAATGCCCAGATCATTCATGAAATAAAATACTCAGTTTTGGGCAAGGGAAATGATCCTGTTGATTCTATAGTGGGTATAAAACAAGCCTTGCAAAATTTGCCTACAATGTTAGCTCATGGGGTTTTTCAAGATTTTCTAAAGCAAAGAAAGGGCAAGGTAAAAAATGCCATCATCGTTGCTACTGGACCAAGTCTTGCAAAACAACTTCCCTTACTTAAAGAATATCAAGATAGAGCAACTATCTTTTGTGCTGATTCTTCTTATGAAATTTTATATAAACATAATATAAAACCTGATTATGTTTTATCATTAGAAAGGATTGATTTTAGTTCAGAGTTTTTTAACAATGACTTTGGGGAATTTGATAAGGGGATTTTATTTATAGTTTCTTCCTTAGTTCATGAAAATACGCTTTCATATTTTGAAAAAACTCACAGGGATTTTATGCTTGTTTTAAGACCACTGCCTTTTTCCTTACAGCTTGAATTACCTAAATTTGGGTATTTAGGAACAGGACATAGTGTTGCTAATATGGCTTATGAGTTAGCTGGGGCTTTAAGACATGAAAATATCATTTTGATAGGACAAGATTTAGCTTATGGTAAAGACGGAGTGTCTCATACTGATGATTTTAGGTATCTTGAAGATCATAAGCAAGACTATGAAAAACATAAGGGAAGATTTACCACTGTAGCTTATGGAGGGGAAGGTTTTGTTGAAAGTTCTGATGTTTGGACACTTTTTAGGCAGTCTTTTGAAAGAGATATAAACATTGTAAAAAATATGCTTAAAATCAATACCTACAACTGTACAGAAGGTGGTGCAAGGATAGGGGGAACTTTGGAAAAGCCTTTTAAAGAAGTATGCGAAAGTCTTTTGGTTCAAAAAATAGATAAATTTCTTTATCAAGCTCCTACCTTGAACGAACATCAAAGAAATAAGGAGCTTAAAAAAATAAAGCAAAAACTTGAAAATAATGTCAAAAAGTTAAAAAAATTTAGCCAAGATTGCCTTAAAGAGCTTGACAAGGTTGCAAAGCTTTTGGAAGTTTCAAATGTAGAGGATTTCGATATAAAAGAAGCACTTAAATCCAAACAAGCCCTTATGATTTTAAAAGAAAAGCTAAGGGCTAAGAATTTACATAGTGAAGCTCTTGCTACGCCTTTGTTTCATAATGATTGTGAGCTTGTTAGGATTGAAACCATGTCCTCAGGTTCGCAACAAGAACAAGTTCAACAGCTCATCACTTGGCTTGATACACAGCAGCATTGGTTTCATGATATACTACTTTATACAAACGCTCAACAAAAAGCTATTGAAGAAAGTATAGAAAAATGGTAA
- a CDS encoding oxidoreductase encodes MHALLENKLIVVAGACGRIGKALCKKILASAGEVVLADINEEKMKEFAKELETEFKKEVFFVKMDICSRRNLQENIEKIALKFKKIDAFVNSSYPFGKDWGKVPYYELEYEQICESLNLHLGGFMLAAQEFVRFFKKQGYGNIINLSSIMGVYAPKFENYAGTSMQSSLEYSVIKAGINHLGVWLAKELFNTNIRVNTLVSGGILDNQPEIFLQAYRKCCASKGMLEAHDVCGALVFLLSDESKFITGQSLVVADGWGL; translated from the coding sequence ATGCACGCACTTTTAGAAAATAAACTCATCGTTGTAGCAGGAGCTTGCGGCAGGATAGGCAAGGCTTTATGCAAAAAGATCTTAGCAAGTGCTGGGGAGGTGGTTTTAGCAGATATTAATGAAGAAAAAATGAAAGAATTTGCAAAAGAGCTTGAAACTGAGTTTAAAAAAGAAGTTTTTTTTGTAAAAATGGACATTTGCTCAAGACGGAATTTGCAAGAAAATATAGAAAAAATAGCACTTAAATTTAAAAAAATTGACGCCTTTGTTAATTCTAGCTATCCTTTTGGCAAGGACTGGGGAAAGGTGCCTTATTATGAGCTTGAGTATGAGCAAATTTGTGAGAGTTTGAATTTGCATTTGGGTGGCTTTATGCTCGCAGCACAAGAATTTGTGAGATTTTTTAAAAAGCAAGGTTATGGAAATATCATCAATCTTAGCTCTATCATGGGTGTTTATGCGCCTAAATTTGAAAATTACGCGGGAACTTCCATGCAAAGTAGCCTTGAATACAGCGTGATCAAAGCAGGGATTAATCACCTTGGCGTATGGCTTGCAAAAGAACTTTTTAACACTAATATAAGAGTTAATACCTTAGTAAGTGGTGGAATTTTGGACAATCAACCAGAAATTTTTTTGCAAGCATACAGAAAATGTTGTGCGAGCAAAGGTATGCTAGAAGCTCATGATGTGTGTGGGGCTTTGGTATTTTTGCTCAGTGATGAGAGTAAATTTATAACAGGGCAAAGTTTGGTGGTTGCTGATGGTTGGGGGCTTTAA
- a CDS encoding acylneuraminate cytidylyltransferase family protein — MKNVLCTICARGGSKGVKNKNIRKINGLEMIAYSIIQARNSKLFEHIVISTDSDEIASVAQKYGAEVFFKRKAELATDNAAKVPVMRDALLRSEEHFNTQFDILIDLDASAPLRSSKDICKAYELFIKEGKENLITAVPSRRNPYFNLIEVQNGVVERSKISDFTTRQSAPKCYDMNASIYIFTRKRLLLEDSVFGAKTSLYVMSEDTAFDVDSELDFDLVEFLIKRKNLEQKDF; from the coding sequence ATGAAAAATGTTTTATGCACCATTTGTGCAAGAGGCGGAAGTAAGGGCGTTAAAAACAAAAATATTAGAAAAATAAATGGCTTAGAAATGATTGCTTATAGTATCATTCAAGCTAGAAATTCAAAGCTTTTTGAACATATAGTAATCAGCACAGATAGCGATGAAATCGCAAGCGTAGCACAAAAATACGGCGCTGAGGTTTTTTTCAAAAGAAAGGCAGAACTTGCTACTGATAATGCTGCAAAAGTGCCCGTTATGCGTGATGCTTTGCTAAGAAGCGAGGAGCATTTTAATACTCAGTTTGATATTTTAATCGATCTTGATGCAAGTGCACCTCTTAGAAGTAGCAAGGACATTTGCAAGGCTTATGAGCTTTTTATCAAGGAGGGCAAGGAAAATTTGATCACAGCAGTTCCCTCAAGACGCAATCCTTATTTTAATCTCATCGAAGTGCAAAATGGGGTCGTTGAAAGATCTAAGATCAGCGATTTTACCACGCGTCAAAGTGCGCCAAAATGCTATGATATGAATGCGAGTATTTATATTTTTACAAGAAAAAGACTACTTCTTGAAGATAGCGTTTTTGGAGCTAAAACAAGTCTTTATGTGATGAGCGAAGATACTGCTTTTGATGTGGATAGTGAGCTTGATTTTGACTTAGTTGAGTTTTTGATAAAAAGAAAAAATTTAGAGCAAAAGGATTTTTAA
- a CDS encoding Gfo/Idh/MocA family oxidoreductase, with translation MMNSKAKALIIGFGSIGKKHFLALKELGFEVSVLSKSADESLFEEFGSFEIYRFFEECDLSRFDYFIIANITTKHFETLKKLDSLVKDKIILVEKPLFESYKSLNLQNKVFVAYLLRFNPILQKLKELCVNLSIYNASIVCKSYLPWWRKGDYKQNYSAKKELGGGVLLDLSHELDYAMWLFGDLNLIFSKNATISELEITSDDFAFLCFESKKAFVSISLDCFCKFNERKIIIDSKECSIKADLIGNFIEIYDVKQKCLRFDFEANTLLTLKALHKGVLNNDKNTPSLDQALKLLKICDKIKKENQR, from the coding sequence ATGATGAATTCGAAAGCTAAAGCCCTAATCATCGGCTTTGGAAGCATAGGTAAAAAGCATTTTTTAGCCTTAAAAGAGCTTGGTTTTGAAGTAAGCGTGCTTTCAAAAAGTGCTGATGAGAGCTTGTTTGAAGAATTTGGCTCTTTTGAAATTTACCGCTTTTTTGAGGAGTGCGATTTAAGCCGCTTTGATTATTTCATCATCGCAAATATCACTACAAAGCACTTTGAAACCCTTAAAAAGCTTGATAGCTTGGTAAAAGATAAGATCATTCTTGTGGAAAAACCTTTGTTTGAAAGCTATAAAAGCTTAAATTTGCAAAATAAAGTCTTTGTGGCTTATTTGCTAAGATTTAACCCCATTTTGCAAAAGCTTAAAGAACTTTGCGTAAATTTAAGCATTTATAATGCTAGTATAGTTTGCAAATCTTACTTGCCTTGGTGGCGTAAAGGTGATTATAAGCAAAATTATAGTGCAAAAAAAGAGCTTGGAGGCGGAGTTTTGCTTGATTTATCGCATGAGCTTGATTATGCGATGTGGCTTTTTGGGGATTTAAACTTAATTTTTTCAAAAAATGCTACAATTTCAGAGCTTGAAATCACAAGCGATGACTTTGCTTTTTTATGTTTTGAGAGTAAAAAGGCTTTTGTGAGCATTAGCCTTGATTGTTTTTGTAAATTTAATGAAAGAAAGATTATTATCGACTCTAAAGAATGTTCGATAAAGGCTGATTTGATAGGAAATTTCATTGAAATTTATGATGTGAAGCAAAAATGCTTGAGATTTGACTTTGAGGCAAATACCTTGCTTACGCTTAAGGCTTTGCACAAAGGCGTTTTAAATAATGACAAAAACACGCCAAGCCTAGATCAAGCCTTAAAGCTTTTAAAGATATGTGATAAGATCAAAAAGGAAAATCAAAGATGA
- a CDS encoding nucleotidyltransferase family protein: MNIDKLKLKENSTIKEALKVLGKERVRIALVVDDKDSLLGVLTDSDVRKALLEGYELHSSLQNIYTKNPKTITPSTNRNEILALASKYDIYDFPVVDEDNRVLKILSVSKILEKKSKTNKIVLMLGGLGTRLAPLTKDTPKPMLKVGSKPILQTIVERFAKQGFYHFIFCVNYKSEIIKEYFKDGADFGVKIEYIKEQKRLGTAGALSLLKQNELSPDESFFVMNGDILTELDFASILKQHKRTQSLATMCVREFSYQIPYGVVKCEDNKILDIEEKPTFSFLVSAGIYVLEPEALKFLKENEYLDMPDLFSLLLKQKARISNYEIKDYWIDIGRIDEYKRANDEFES, from the coding sequence ATGAACATTGATAAGCTCAAATTAAAAGAAAACTCCACGATCAAAGAAGCACTAAAGGTTCTTGGCAAGGAAAGAGTGAGAATTGCTTTGGTTGTTGATGATAAAGATAGTTTGCTTGGGGTTTTAACTGATTCTGATGTAAGAAAGGCTTTGCTTGAGGGCTATGAACTTCACTCATCTTTGCAAAATATTTATACAAAAAATCCAAAAACAATCACCCCAAGCACAAATCGAAACGAAATTTTAGCCCTTGCTTCTAAATATGATATTTATGATTTTCCTGTTGTTGATGAAGATAATAGGGTGCTTAAAATACTTAGTGTTTCAAAGATTTTAGAAAAAAAGAGCAAAACAAATAAAATCGTCTTAATGCTTGGTGGTCTTGGAACGCGTCTAGCTCCTTTAACCAAAGACACACCAAAACCTATGCTTAAAGTTGGCTCAAAGCCCATTTTACAAACCATAGTGGAAAGATTTGCAAAACAGGGCTTTTATCATTTTATTTTTTGTGTCAATTATAAAAGTGAGATCATTAAGGAGTATTTTAAGGACGGAGCTGATTTTGGTGTCAAGATAGAATATATCAAAGAACAAAAGCGTCTTGGTACAGCCGGAGCATTATCCTTGCTCAAGCAAAATGAGCTTAGCCCTGATGAGAGCTTTTTTGTGATGAATGGAGATATTTTAACCGAGCTTGATTTTGCCTCTATCTTGAAACAACACAAAAGAACACAAAGCCTAGCAACGATGTGTGTGAGGGAATTTAGCTATCAAATTCCTTATGGGGTTGTAAAATGCGAGGATAATAAAATTTTGGATATAGAAGAAAAACCAACCTTTAGTTTTTTGGTTAGTGCTGGAATTTATGTGTTAGAGCCTGAGGCTTTAAAATTTTTAAAAGAAAATGAATACCTTGATATGCCTGATTTATTTTCCTTACTTTTGAAACAAAAAGCGAGAATTAGTAACTATGAGATCAAGGATTATTGGATCGATATAGGCAGAATTGATGAGTATAAAAGGGCAAATGATGAATTCGAAAGCTAA
- the neuC gene encoding UDP-N-acetylglucosamine 2-epimerase, with protein MSRRKICVVSATRAEWGLLRNLCKEINADKDLKLQLIVTAAHLSADFGLTYKEIEKEFKIDKKIPILLASDDKISICKAMGLGFVSFSEAFETLKPDIVVILGDRYEMLCVASVCLMMKIPIAHLYGGELTLGAIDDSIRHAISKMASLHFAGANEYKNRVLQLGEEPWRVFNVGSLGGENIQKLKLLSKKELERELEFKFDKKIYLITYHPETLTSSSLQKEVKSLLQSLDKFKSSSLIFTKANADENGIFINEALKVYCDKNPHKAKLFDSLGTLKYLSLMKITNAVVGNSSSGLIETPFFKTPCINIGSRQNGRLRAANIIDVSMSNLQKGFERLESKEFKESLKTMKNPFESKNPSFEIKQRLKNADLSVLINKNFVDLRSGYEH; from the coding sequence ATGAGTAGGAGAAAAATTTGTGTCGTAAGTGCGACAAGGGCTGAATGGGGCTTGCTTAGAAATTTATGCAAAGAAATTAATGCCGATAAGGACTTAAAACTTCAGCTCATCGTTACAGCTGCTCATTTGAGTGCTGATTTTGGGCTAACTTATAAGGAAATAGAAAAAGAATTTAAGATCGATAAAAAAATTCCTATTTTGCTTGCAAGTGATGATAAGATCAGTATTTGCAAGGCTATGGGGCTTGGGTTTGTTTCTTTTAGCGAGGCTTTTGAGACTTTAAAGCCTGATATAGTCGTTATTTTGGGCGATCGCTATGAAATGCTTTGTGTGGCTAGCGTGTGTTTGATGATGAAAATTCCAATCGCTCATTTGTATGGCGGAGAGCTTACTTTGGGTGCGATTGATGATAGTATAAGGCATGCGATAAGCAAAATGGCTAGTCTTCATTTTGCGGGTGCAAATGAGTATAAAAATAGGGTTTTGCAGCTTGGCGAAGAGCCTTGGCGTGTCTTTAATGTAGGCAGTTTAGGTGGCGAAAATATCCAAAAATTAAAACTTTTGAGCAAAAAAGAGCTTGAGCGTGAGCTTGAGTTTAAATTTGATAAAAAGATTTATCTTATCACCTATCACCCTGAAACTCTTACTTCAAGTTCTTTGCAAAAAGAAGTTAAAAGCTTGCTTCAAAGTCTTGATAAATTTAAAAGCTCAAGCCTGATTTTTACCAAGGCAAATGCCGATGAAAACGGCATTTTTATCAATGAGGCTTTAAAAGTGTATTGTGATAAAAATCCTCACAAAGCAAAGCTTTTTGATAGTCTTGGAACGCTTAAATACCTAAGCCTTATGAAAATTACTAACGCAGTCGTTGGAAACAGCTCAAGTGGGCTTATAGAAACGCCTTTTTTTAAGACGCCTTGCATTAACATAGGATCACGCCAAAATGGGCGTTTAAGAGCAGCTAATATCATCGATGTGAGTATGTCAAATTTGCAAAAAGGCTTTGAAAGGCTTGAGAGTAAGGAATTTAAAGAGTCTTTAAAAACGATGAAAAATCCTTTTGAGAGCAAAAATCCAAGTTTTGAAATTAAACAAAGGCTTAAAAATGCCGATTTAAGCGTGCTAATAAATAAAAATTTTGTGGATTTAAGGAGTGGGTATGAACATTGA
- the neuB gene encoding N-acetylneuraminate synthase yields the protein MQKTLIIAEAGVNHNGDLSLAKKLIEKASEAGADYVKFQSFVANECISKNAPKAQYQVENAEDKNETQLEMIKKLELSRADHEELIKHCKDFNINFLSTAFDLPSIRLLDELGLEIFKIPSGEITNLPYLKAIAKLDKKVILSTGMSRLQEISWALNVLIQNGTKKENISILHANTAYPTPFEDANLKAILTLQNEFKSHDIGYSDHTLGITCPIMAVTLGAKIIEKHFTLDKTMSGPDHKASLEPSELKAMIQAIRQAELALGSGLKELSPSEKENLKIARKSLVASCAIKKGEKFSEQNLTTKRPANGICAMRYDEFLGKIASKDYQADELIDE from the coding sequence ATGCAAAAAACTTTAATTATCGCTGAGGCTGGTGTTAATCACAATGGGGATTTAAGCTTAGCTAAAAAGCTTATTGAAAAGGCTAGCGAGGCTGGGGCTGATTATGTTAAATTTCAAAGCTTTGTAGCGAATGAGTGTATTAGTAAAAATGCCCCAAAAGCGCAGTATCAAGTAGAAAATGCCGAAGATAAAAATGAAACGCAGCTTGAAATGATCAAAAAGCTTGAGCTTTCAAGAGCCGATCACGAAGAGCTTATCAAGCATTGCAAGGATTTTAATATCAACTTTCTTTCTACCGCTTTTGATCTGCCAAGTATAAGACTTTTAGATGAACTTGGGCTTGAAATTTTTAAAATTCCAAGTGGCGAAATCACAAATTTACCCTACCTAAAAGCCATAGCAAAGCTTGATAAAAAAGTGATTTTAAGCACAGGAATGAGCCGGTTGCAAGAAATTTCTTGGGCTTTAAATGTTTTGATTCAAAATGGCACAAAAAAAGAAAATATCAGCATTTTGCACGCTAATACAGCCTATCCAACGCCTTTTGAAGATGCAAATTTAAAAGCGATTTTAACCTTACAAAATGAGTTTAAAAGCCATGATATAGGCTATTCAGATCATACCCTAGGCATTACTTGTCCTATCATGGCAGTAACTTTGGGTGCAAAGATCATTGAAAAGCATTTTACCTTAGATAAAACGATGAGCGGACCAGATCACAAAGCAAGCTTAGAGCCAAGCGAGTTAAAGGCGATGATACAAGCTATCAGGCAAGCTGAGCTTGCTCTTGGAAGTGGCTTAAAAGAATTAAGCCCTAGTGAGAAAGAAAATCTTAAAATCGCTAGAAAAAGCCTCGTTGCAAGCTGTGCAATCAAAAAAGGCGAAAAATTTAGCGAACAAAATCTTACGACAAAAAGACCGGCAAATGGCATTTGTGCTATGCGTTATGATGAGTTTTTAGGTAAAATCGCAAGCAAAGATTATCAAGCAGATGAGCTTATCGATGAGTAG